In Sphingobacterium sp. R2, the genomic stretch GTGCTGAACGGTGCCTTCCAGCGAAAGCAGGAAAATACCCAACTGAATGCGGCCAATTGGAAAGATGGTTACTTTGAATTTGACCAGACACCGCTTCCCGAGATTTTGGCCGATCTGGCGCGTTGGTACAATTTCACCTATAGCCTGGCGCCCGTCTATAAAAATAAAGTCCTTAGCGGAAAAATCAGCAAAAAAGAATCCTTTGCCGAAGTGCTTAAAATATTACGCTTCGCCGGCATAAACTATACCATTGACAAGGACCGACTCCTACTTATTCCCTAACCGAATACAAAACAAACGAATTTTCAATCTAAATACCCTATGAAACAGTCCGTAAAAACACTGCTATTGATGCTGATGCATGTCAATGGCTATGCCTTTAGCCAGCAGGGAGACAAGGCATCTGACCATGTTCAATTTAAACAGCTTGTCAAAGCCATTGAGCAGCGCAGCGATTATCGCTTTGTGTATGATCCCCATGAAATTAACCCCGATCTGCCTTTCGATGTCAATTTAAACAATGCCAATATCCCCGAGCTACTTAAACAGGCATTCTCGGCTAAGGGCATCCGCTATCAAATCGTCAAAAACACCATCGTGCTCCAGGGGAAGGGGGTAGCAAAGGCGCTGCAGATGACCGTCTCCGGTCGGGTCAGCAATGCTGCCGGTGCAGCCCTTGAAGGGGTTAGTGTTCGGGTTAAAAACAAGGTAGCCAGTACTATGACCGATGCCAACGGTCGTTTTAGTTTAAATGGCCTGCAGCAGGATGATATCTTACTTTTGAGTTATGTAGGCTACCGCAGCAAGGAAGTCACAGTGCCGGCCAAGGGTATTATCGACATCAGTCTCGAGGTAGATCCCGGTAACTTGGATGAGGTGGTGGTTATCGGTTACGGGACGTCTTCGATACGCAAAAATACGGGTTCGGTATCTAGCGTCACTAGCCGGGAGATCGAAACACAACCGGTACTAGACCCCTTGGCGGCCTTGCAGGGGCGCGTTGCCGGACTCAATATTGCTTCCAATTCGGGCTTGCCGGGCAGCTCTTTTCAGGTGCAGCTCCGGGGTGTCAATTCTTTAAGCAATGGCAGTAGCCCCCTTTACATCATCGACGGTATTCCATTTTCGGACGAAAGCATGAATCAGTTTACAGCGGCCAATGGGAACCAAAGCCCGCTCAGTCTGATCAATCCCAAGGATATTGAACGCATCGATGTGCTTAAAGATGCCGATGCGACAGCCATCTATGGCTCCCGGGGTGGGAATGGAGTTATCCTGATCACAACAAAAAAAGGAAATAAGGGCGGACTTAAAATAGATTTTAATGCCAATGTGGGTTCCGGTAAGGCCATCCGCAACCTGAAGATGCTCCATACCGAGCAATATTTGGAAATCCGGAAAGAAGGCTTTAAAAACGATAACTGGACAGCGACAGCAGATAATGCACCGGATCTGCTCACTTGGGATCAGTCCGCCTACAGCGACTGGCAAAAGGAGTTTTATGGTGCATCGGCCCCTTTCTCAACCTATCAGCTGTCATTTTCCGGAGGAAACGAAAATACCCAATACCTGGCCAGTGGCAATTTCAATCGTCAGGGGGATCCCTTGCCCGGCAATAAAAATTATCAGCGTGGTGGTGCGTTGTTGAACTTGTCTACGCAATCCAAAGATCAGCGATTTAAACTCAACAGTAGTTTCAACCTCAACCTGGACCGTAACAATACCGTACCGACAGATATAGCACAGTTTTATAACCTGGCGCCCAATTATCCTTTATATGATGAAAAGGGCGGCTATTATTGGTTCCAACAGAGTTTACAGAATCCCGCCGCCTATATGGAGCGCTCGAGTGTTTCGAAATCAAAATCCCTACTGGCCAACTTTTCTGCCGAATATGCGATATTACCTGAGCTGGTCGCAAAAGTCAATGTGGGCTACAACCTCAAAAGCATGGACCAGACGCGCTTGCTGCCCAATGCGGGATTTAATCCATTGACGAGCACGGGTTCCATGGCCTCTTACGGCAATTCGGATTATCAGTCCTATATCGTTGAGCCACAAATAAATTACAGCAAAACCTTTGGTAAACATGATTTTAAACTGCTTTTGGGGGGGACCTGGCAGCAAAGGGTCAGCGAAGGGAAGTACTTCGATGGCAGCAGTTATCCGAGTGATTCGCAGCTAAACAATATCGGCGCTGCAGGTATCCTTGTGAACCGCAACAATCAGTATGCCGATTACCGTTACCAGTCTGCATTTGGCAGGATCAATTATGCCTATGCCGACAAATATCTGTTAAATTTCAGCTACCGAAGGGATGGCTCTTCCCGCTTTGGGCCCAACAATAAGTACGGTAATTTTGGGTCGATCGGGGCAGCCTGGATTTTCAGCAGCGAAGAATTTCTCCAGGATCAGTCTATCGTGAGCTTCGGGAAGCTTCGTGCGAGTTGGGGAGTGACGGGCAACGACCAGATCGGCGATTACCAGTACCTGGATACCTGGGGCACAGGCTTTGCCTACCAAGGCATCACGGGGCTTTATCCAACACGGGTGTTTAATCCCAATTTTGGATGGGAAGAAATTAAAAAGAAAGAACTGGGGCTCGACCTGGGTTTTTTCAGGGACCGTATTTTCCTAACGGTCAATTATTACAACAATAGATCGGATAATCAGCTGATCAATATCGTGCTCGCACCGCAGACGGGCTATAATTCGTATTTTGGTAATACCCCCGCACTGATTGAAAATAAAGGCTTGGAGTTAGAGCTGAGCAGTGTGAATATCCAGAAGGAAAAGTTCAGCTGGAAAACCAATTTCAATATCACTTTCCCTTCCAATACGCTGCTGGAATATCCCGGGCTGGCGAGTAGCAGTGATGCGAGGCGATACATCATTGGCGAGTCCACACGTATCGTCCGCGGATTTCAGTTTACGGGAGTGGATTCGCAAACCGGGGTTGCCCAATTCCGGGATGTGGATGGTGATGGGAAAATCAGTGATTTCAATGATTATGTAACCTTGGGCTCGCTGCTGCCCAAGTACTATGGTGGTATCGGCAACAATCTAAGTTATGGCAATGTGAGCCTTGGATTCTTATTTCAGTTTGTCAAACAGGAGGGACCATCCATTGGATATGGCCCACAGGCAACGACCATTGGCGGATTGGGCAACCTGGATGAATATGTGTTAAACCGTTGGCAGCAGCCCGGAGATGTGACAGATGTACCACGCGCCACAGCCAATAGCGCCAACGAAGCTAACCTGGCTTACCGCAATTACTACCGCTATTCTTCGGCCGTATGGGACGATGCTTCTTTTATCCGCCTAAAAAATGTATCGCTCAGTTACGATATCTCCAAATGGGCAAAGAAGATCAATATGAGCCGCGCTGTGGTACAGTTCAATGCCCAGAACCTCTTTACCTGGACAAGCTTCAGAGGTATGGATCCCGAGATGCCTGGTTTTGACCGCACTTATGTTTCGGATGTCAATCCGTTTGGTTCGGTGCGGAACAGCGCCACACCATCCATGCGTACCTATACCTTTGCGGTTCAGCTCACTTTTTAATGATCATAACACTAAAGACTTATACCATGAACAAATATATCATCTACAGCCTTTTTGCGACACCACTGCTTAACATCTCCTGCAATAAATTTCTGGCCGTGGACCCACCCAAGACGGAAGTGGCAGCAGCGTCGGCTTTCAGTGACGAAAAGACGGCCACAGCAACCGTGGGCGGACTCTATACCAGTATGAACAACTACAATAACCAGTTTGCCAGTGGACTGATGACTATTTTACTGTCCAGCCTGGCCGACGATTATAACTCAGCCTTTACAAGCTACGATGAATACAAATTCAATAAACTGAGCCCGGCAACCTCTTACCTTGATCGACTCTGGTCGCAACCTTATAGCTATATCAATCACAGCAATAAGATTATCGAGGGCGTTGAAGCCTCGGCGCTCAGCAGTACGGTAAAGGCACAGCTATCGGCCGAGGCCCGTTTTACGCGGGTATTCAATTACTTTTACCTGAGTAACCTCTTCAATAAAGTGCCCTTGATCACCGATACCAAGGATCTGGAAGCCAACAACCGAAAAGGTCCTGCCTCCAGGGAAGAGCTTTACGCGTTTATGGTAGACGATCTGCAGAAAGCTGCTGTGGATATTGCGGATGCCTATCAGGGCAATGAGCGTACCCGCCCTAATAGAAAAGCAGTTGACGCGCTATTGGCCAGGGTATATCTGTATCATGCCGACTGGGCCAATGCCGAAGCGATGGCCGACAAAGTCATTGCTGATAATCGGTATGAACTGTCGCGGGACCTCAATACAGTTTTTTTGAAAACGAGCAAAGAAGCGATCTGGCAACTGCAGACGGTAAATCTTTCCACTGCCGGGGTCAACACCTGGGAAGGCTTCAGCATCGTTCCGGCAGTAGCTACAGCAAGGAGTTACTATCAGGTGTATGATGCCACGGTAGCGGCCTATGAGGAGAACGATTTACGTAAAGCGATGTGGTTAAAGCCTTATGTGGTAAGTAATAAGACGCTTTATATGCCGTATAAGTATAAGGTGCGCACAGGTGCACCTGTGACCGAATACAATACCGTGCTACGCCTTGCCGAACAGTACTTGATCCGTGCTGAAGCGCGGCTCAATCAAAATAAGTTGCAGGCAGCACTAGAGGATATCAATAAGATCCGTGAACGTGCCGGCCTCGCTGCGCTGCCACAAACGATGGACAAGGCGGGCATTGCCCTGGCGCTCGAAAAGGAGCGTCAGCTAGAACTGCTCGGGGAATGGGGCCACCGTTGGTTTGATCTGGTGCGCACAAACAGGGCCCTGCCTGTACTTTCAAAGGTCAAAACAGACTTTAGCGAAAGCGATACCAAAATACCGATCGCCAGTACTATTTTAATCACCAATGCTAACCTCCAACAGAATGATTAAGCTATTCAAATACGCATTGCTGCTGTGTCTGCTAGAAGTAAACCTGCTGTTGCAGGCACAAGTGAGTATTTTGCCGCACAAAGCAACGGCCGGTGATACCGTGACCATCAGCTTTGATCCAAGTAAATCTGCTGCTTCCCAGACGGAGGGGCCCTATTTCGTGGATTTCAACTATTCAAATTTTTACGAATTTCCGAGCCGCATGCCCATGCAACAAGAGGGTGGAATCTGGCGGGTGCGTTTTAAACTGCCTGCCTACGCCAACTTTTCCTGCTTTACGATCGCCGACAGAGAAAAGAAATTTGTACAGCGGGCAAGCGATAGCAGTCAATATGAGATCTACGTCTATAAGCAGGGGAAACTGATCGCCGGCAATTACCTTGGGAAATCCTACAGTGTACCGGTTCAGGATAAAACCTCAGATCATATCTTAGCTACCCAGGAACATTATCTCAAAAAAGAGCTGAGTCTGTATCCCGACAATTACGAGGCACAGCTCCGACTGATTGTGCTACAGATGAAAAACGCTGGTCCGGCCCAGCAGGAGCGGCTGTTGCAAAAGGGCTTG encodes the following:
- a CDS encoding RagB/SusD family nutrient uptake outer membrane protein translates to MNKYIIYSLFATPLLNISCNKFLAVDPPKTEVAAASAFSDEKTATATVGGLYTSMNNYNNQFASGLMTILLSSLADDYNSAFTSYDEYKFNKLSPATSYLDRLWSQPYSYINHSNKIIEGVEASALSSTVKAQLSAEARFTRVFNYFYLSNLFNKVPLITDTKDLEANNRKGPASREELYAFMVDDLQKAAVDIADAYQGNERTRPNRKAVDALLARVYLYHADWANAEAMADKVIADNRYELSRDLNTVFLKTSKEAIWQLQTVNLSTAGVNTWEGFSIVPAVATARSYYQVYDATVAAYEENDLRKAMWLKPYVVSNKTLYMPYKYKVRTGAPVTEYNTVLRLAEQYLIRAEARLNQNKLQAALEDINKIRERAGLAALPQTMDKAGIALALEKERQLELLGEWGHRWFDLVRTNRALPVLSKVKTDFSESDTKIPIASTILITNANLQQND
- a CDS encoding TonB-dependent receptor produces the protein MKQSVKTLLLMLMHVNGYAFSQQGDKASDHVQFKQLVKAIEQRSDYRFVYDPHEINPDLPFDVNLNNANIPELLKQAFSAKGIRYQIVKNTIVLQGKGVAKALQMTVSGRVSNAAGAALEGVSVRVKNKVASTMTDANGRFSLNGLQQDDILLLSYVGYRSKEVTVPAKGIIDISLEVDPGNLDEVVVIGYGTSSIRKNTGSVSSVTSREIETQPVLDPLAALQGRVAGLNIASNSGLPGSSFQVQLRGVNSLSNGSSPLYIIDGIPFSDESMNQFTAANGNQSPLSLINPKDIERIDVLKDADATAIYGSRGGNGVILITTKKGNKGGLKIDFNANVGSGKAIRNLKMLHTEQYLEIRKEGFKNDNWTATADNAPDLLTWDQSAYSDWQKEFYGASAPFSTYQLSFSGGNENTQYLASGNFNRQGDPLPGNKNYQRGGALLNLSTQSKDQRFKLNSSFNLNLDRNNTVPTDIAQFYNLAPNYPLYDEKGGYYWFQQSLQNPAAYMERSSVSKSKSLLANFSAEYAILPELVAKVNVGYNLKSMDQTRLLPNAGFNPLTSTGSMASYGNSDYQSYIVEPQINYSKTFGKHDFKLLLGGTWQQRVSEGKYFDGSSYPSDSQLNNIGAAGILVNRNNQYADYRYQSAFGRINYAYADKYLLNFSYRRDGSSRFGPNNKYGNFGSIGAAWIFSSEEFLQDQSIVSFGKLRASWGVTGNDQIGDYQYLDTWGTGFAYQGITGLYPTRVFNPNFGWEEIKKKELGLDLGFFRDRIFLTVNYYNNRSDNQLINIVLAPQTGYNSYFGNTPALIENKGLELELSSVNIQKEKFSWKTNFNITFPSNTLLEYPGLASSSDARRYIIGESTRIVRGFQFTGVDSQTGVAQFRDVDGDGKISDFNDYVTLGSLLPKYYGGIGNNLSYGNVSLGFLFQFVKQEGPSIGYGPQATTIGGLGNLDEYVLNRWQQPGDVTDVPRATANSANEANLAYRNYYRYSSAVWDDASFIRLKNVSLSYDISKWAKKINMSRAVVQFNAQNLFTWTSFRGMDPEMPGFDRTYVSDVNPFGSVRNSATPSMRTYTFAVQLTF